In Verrucomicrobiia bacterium, the sequence GCATGGCTCATCTCCTTTTGTTCCAACCCTGTTGCCTGGATTTTTGCTTTTTTAGCTCGGTAAGCCAGACATCCAATAAAACCAACCACGCTTAACAAAACCATCCCCACCACACCCAACAAAAAAAGAATCGCATTTCCTATGGCAATAGAAACAATCGAATTAGGTGCACTAAAACAAGCCGTACAACCATAGCTCATGTCTAGGGAAGAAAAAAATAATCCTATGCCACTCCCATAAACTAATCTTTGATACATTTTCCTCTTTTTCATGATTTTAAACGTCGCATTTTTACACAAAAAACAATTCCATAAATCAACAAAAGCAAACCCAACACACTACCAACAATCGCTGCAATTAAGTACGCTTTTTCTTCACCTTGATTTTGATAAATATAATAACACGCCCCTGCTAATCCCCACAATAAAGCGAGAGACAAAGCAATAAAAACCAAATGAAACCAACGCAGCGACATAAATTCAATTTCTGATAGGATCTAAAAACGCAAAAATGCTTAAAAAAACTAAAACCAGGAAAAAAAACAGAGCCGAAATCATTAAACGATAAATTGTCGTCTTTTCCGAAGAAAGATGCATGAAAAAAGCCGCCACTAAAGACGCTTTCAACGTTGCAATGACTAAGGCCAACGTAATGTTACCCGCCGTTCCCAAGTGAATGTAGGAAACCACCACCGTTATTACGGTTAAAACCAACAAAGCTGCAAAAATACCAACATAAAACTTTAAATGATTTTTAATCGCTACCGCATCGTCGCCTGCCATATTTTTCTCCTAATATCACTCCTACAATAAATAAAGAACGGGAAACAAAAAAATCCACACTAAATCTACAAAATGCCAAAATAAACCTACCACTTCTACTCGATTTGTAAAATGCTCAGGATCGGCATGATAAAGCTTGCGGCCAGGAATCCAAAAATAAGCCATGACTACCATTCCCCCAATCACATGCAATGCATGCAATGCAGTTAACGTAAAATAAATCGCAAAATAAGAACTGTAACGCGGCACAAACGGTCCCCAGCGATAAATATCGTCTTGTTGAAAAACAACTGCCTCACCGTGTTCCGTTTTCTTGCCCGTTATCGTTTGCAAAACTGAAACAATTTGTACCATCGGCTCACTGCTATGAATCGAATCCGGAATAAACTTCATCGTTTCCTCATCCATCTCTTCGATGTGACCCGTTACCTCATACTGTCCCTCAATAATAGAAGGTTTGATCTGGCCACCTGCAGCTTCCACCTCGGCACGGTAACGATTTGCTACCGCCTCATTTTTAAAAATCAACCCGTAATGATGAAACTTCTCATAATACTCATAAGATTTTATGCCCAAGAAAATAAATCCGCATAAAATCGTAATCCCTAAAAACCATTCAAACTTATGCAAATTACGCATCTTCAAAGATGCCCAGGCAAAAACCATCGTCACACTAGAAGTAATTAAAACAAAAGTATTAAACAAACCAATCGGAATATTCAAAACTCCATGCGGCCAATGCCACGAACCCAAACGCAAAAAAATGTAAGCCGAAAAAAGACCGCCAAACAACATCACTTCAGAAGCTAAGAAAAGCCAAATCCCAACCTTAGCATTCCACAAACCCGTATCAGGTCTAGCTTTTACCGTATAAGGAATTTCCATAAAATTTATAAATTTTTATTGTACTCTTTCACCGGCTCATTTTGAGGCGAGAAATCCTTTGCTTCTCCCGGCACACTGTATTCATAAGGTCCCCGATAAACCACTGGTTCCGTAGCAAAATTGCCATGAGGCGGAGGCGTAGGAGTTTGCCATTCCAAAGTAGTTGCCTCCCAAGGATTGTCTGAGGCTTTTTTACCGGTTCGGAAACTAATAAAAAAATTAATAATAAACGGAATCTGTGCTAGCCCCATAATCCAGGCCGAAACCGACATAAACTCATTCCAATGCAATAGCGGCTTGGAAAGTTCATAAGCTGCACCGCCATCATACCACCGCCGATGCATCCCCGCCATGCCCTGCAAAAACATGGGGAAGAAAATTCCATTCATACAAACTAAAGTAATCCAAAAATGCACCTTACCCCAAAATTCATTCATAAACCTACCTGTAATTTTAGGATACCAATGATAAACCCCAGCAAACAAACCAAAGACAACTCCCGGCGCCACAACATAATGAAAATGCCCAATCACATAATAACTGTCATGCAAATAAGATCCCAAGGCACTAAAAGCCAAAGGAATTCCTGTCAATCCCCCTATCCCAAACATCGGTAAAAAGCCCAAAGCAAAAAGCATGGGCGTATTAAATCGAATAGAACCGCCCCATAACGAAATTAACAAACAGCTTAAAATAACCACTGAAGGAACAGAAATAATCACCGTAGTCGTCTGAAAAAAAGCACTCACTTTAGTGCCCATCCCCGTCATATACATATGATGCGCCCACACAATGAATGACAAAAACCCAATCGCAACTACAGAAAAAACTAAAGAAGGATAACCCCAAATCGGTTTACGCGCGTTTGTGGCAAGAATTTCACAAACCATTCCCAAAGCCGGCAAAAGAATCACATAAACCTCAGGATGTCCTAAAAACCAAAAAAGATGCTGCCATAGCAAGGGACTTCCTCCACCACTTAAAGCGCTAAAATGTTGACCATTCACCACTAAACCCGAAGGCAGAAAAAAACTTGTTCCCGCCACACGATCCATCAACTGCATCACTCCAGCAGCTTCCAACGGAGGGAAAGCCAATAACAATAAAAAGGCTGTCACCAACTGCGCCCAAACAAAAAAAGGCATTCGCATCCAACTCATGCCTTTAGCGCGTAACTGAATAATCGTTGCAATAAAATTAACCGATCCCAACAACGAAGACGTAATCAAAAGCACCATGCCCAACAACCACATTGTTTGACCATTCCAAAATGGATGATAAGCCGTGTCAGCAATACTAGCTAAAGGAGAATAAGAAGTCCAACCCGACTTAGCTGCTCCTCCCGGCACAAAAAAACTTATCAACATGACAAGACCACCCCACAAAAAAGAGTGATAACTAGCCATGTTAATTCGCGGGAAAGCCATATCTGGTGCACCAACCTGCAACGGCACCACATAGTTACCAAACGCGGCAAAACCTAATGGCACGACACCCAAAAAAACCATAATTGTTCCATGCATCGCACCGAAAGAATTGTAAAGGTCTGGCGACATTACCCCATCCGGCATAAGTAATGCCGCATTTTTTTTACCCAACAAAAGCCACATCCAATCCCCAAACCAAGGAAGCGGTTTACCGGGGTAAGCCAACTGCCACCGCATCAACATCATTAAGACAAAACCAAATAGTAAAAACAGCAAAGCCGTTATTCCATATTGCACCC encodes:
- a CDS encoding cbb3-type cytochrome c oxidase subunit I, which produces MASVALSESEHSHAVVDHHHEELSFLRKYVFSTDHKIIGVQYGITALLFLLFGFVLMMLMRWQLAYPGKPLPWFGDWMWLLLGKKNAALLMPDGVMSPDLYNSFGAMHGTIMVFLGVVPLGFAAFGNYVVPLQVGAPDMAFPRINMASYHSFLWGGLVMLISFFVPGGAAKSGWTSYSPLASIADTAYHPFWNGQTMWLLGMVLLITSSLLGSVNFIATIIQLRAKGMSWMRMPFFVWAQLVTAFLLLLAFPPLEAAGVMQLMDRVAGTSFFLPSGLVVNGQHFSALSGGGSPLLWQHLFWFLGHPEVYVILLPALGMVCEILATNARKPIWGYPSLVFSVVAIGFLSFIVWAHHMYMTGMGTKVSAFFQTTTVIISVPSVVILSCLLISLWGGSIRFNTPMLFALGFLPMFGIGGLTGIPLAFSALGSYLHDSYYVIGHFHYVVAPGVVFGLFAGVYHWYPKITGRFMNEFWGKVHFWITLVCMNGIFFPMFLQGMAGMHRRWYDGGAAYELSKPLLHWNEFMSVSAWIMGLAQIPFIINFFISFRTGKKASDNPWEATTLEWQTPTPPPHGNFATEPVVYRGPYEYSVPGEAKDFSPQNEPVKEYNKNL
- a CDS encoding cytochrome C oxidase subunit IV family protein, with amino-acid sequence MAGDDAVAIKNHLKFYVGIFAALLVLTVITVVVSYIHLGTAGNITLALVIATLKASLVAAFFMHLSSEKTTIYRLMISALFFFLVLVFLSIFAFLDPIRN
- a CDS encoding cytochrome c oxidase subunit 3, encoding MEIPYTVKARPDTGLWNAKVGIWLFLASEVMLFGGLFSAYIFLRLGSWHWPHGVLNIPIGLFNTFVLITSSVTMVFAWASLKMRNLHKFEWFLGITILCGFIFLGIKSYEYYEKFHHYGLIFKNEAVANRYRAEVEAAGGQIKPSIIEGQYEVTGHIEEMDEETMKFIPDSIHSSEPMVQIVSVLQTITGKKTEHGEAVVFQQDDIYRWGPFVPRYSSYFAIYFTLTALHALHVIGGMVVMAYFWIPGRKLYHADPEHFTNRVEVVGLFWHFVDLVWIFLFPVLYLL